A region from the Coffea eugenioides isolate CCC68of chromosome 9, Ceug_1.0, whole genome shotgun sequence genome encodes:
- the LOC113783861 gene encoding quinone oxidoreductase PIG3-like isoform X2 produces MRVAITNKSLPGPEALTARMVDESVVKDNEVGVSNKMKAVFYDKCGGPEVITLREVDAPIVGDYEVLIQVAATTFNRMDLWPRLDENDENDASKKYPIGMECSGKILRTGKFVAGWKQGDEVCALLQGGGCADLVAVPAYHIISPPKKLDLASAAALPRAACLIWHCFFLMNKLTNGQKVLIHGGAGGVGTLAIQIAKHYGCQVFATAGSKERVELCAALGADVCINHKEEDFSQRVKAETNGAGVNYILDCVGVNFLNQNIKSLAYRGKLIIIGFEDPWGFVNFNSKALEDMELEIMDLNTLHLVEKARLLLLVKKNIWPLVEVGSIKPIIGRTYTFDKAVDAHRLIEKHGNLGKILLIPDNT; encoded by the exons ATGCGG GTTGCTATAACTAACAAAAGTTTACCCGGTCCTGAGGCTTTGACCGCCAGAATGGTGGATGAGTCCGTTGTGAAGGATAATGAA GTTGGTGTAAGTAACAAAATGAAGGCTGTATTTTATGACAAGTGTGGAGGCCCTGAAGTAATAACCCTTAGAGAGGTGGATGCCCCCATAGTGGGGGATTATGAAGTATTGATCCAGGTTGCTGCCACCACCTTCAACAGGATGGATCTTTGGCCACGATTAGacgaaaatgatgaaaatgatgccTCAAAGAAATATCCTATCGGCATGGAATGCTCTGGGAAAATATTGAGAACCGGGAAATTTGTGGCCGGATGGAAGCAGGGTGATGAG GTTTGTGCTCTCCTTCAGGGAGGAGGATGTGCTGATTTAGTGGCTGTACCTGCATATCATATCATTTCACCTCCAAAAAAGTTGGATTTAGCTTCTGCTGCTGCCTTGCCGCGTGCAGCATGTCTCATTTGGCATTGTTTTTTTCTCATGAACAAGCTTACCAATGGTCAAAAAGTTTTG ATACATGGAGGAGCAGGGGGAGTTGGAACATTGGCGATTCAGATTGCGAAGCACTATGGCTGTCAAGTATTTGCAACCGCAG GAAGCAAGGAAAGGGTTGAACTTTGTGCAGCATTAGGAGCTGATGTTTGCATTAACCACAAGGAGGAGGATTTCTCTCAACGTGTAAAAGCTGAAACTAATGGGGCTG GGGTCAACTACATACTTGATTGTGTTGGAGTGAACTTTTTGAACCAGAATATCAAAAGCCTCGCGTACCGTGGCAAGTTGATAATAATTGGATTTGAAGATCCATGGGGATTCGTAAATTTCAACAGCAAGGCGCTTGAGGATATGGAACTTGAAATTATGG ACTTAAATACTTTACATTTGGTTGAAAAAGCAAGGCTACTTCTGCTAGTCAAGAAGAACATATGGCCATTAGTTGAAGTAGGTTCAATCAAACCGATAATTGGCAGGACTTACACATTCGACAAAGCTGTTGATGCACATAGGTTGATCGAAAAACATGGCAATCTAGGAAAGATCCTGCTAATTCCTGATAACACCTAG
- the LOC113783861 gene encoding quinone oxidoreductase PIG3-like isoform X1, with protein MRVAITNKSLPGPEALTARMVDESVVKDNEVGVSNKMKAVFYDKCGGPEVITLREVDAPIVGDYEVLIQVAATTFNRMDLWPRLDENDENDASKKYPIGMECSGKILRTGKFVAGWKQGDEVCALLQGGGCADLVAVPAYHIISPPKKLDLASAAALPRAACLIWHCFFLMNKLTNGQKVLIHGGAGGVGTLAIQIAKHYGCQVFATAGSKERVELCAALGADVCINHKEEDFSQRVKAETNGAGVNYILDCVGVNFLNQNIKSLAYRGKLIIIGFEDPWGFVNFNSKALEDMELEIMGADLNTLHLVEKARLLLLVKKNIWPLVEVGSIKPIIGRTYTFDKAVDAHRLIEKHGNLGKILLIPDNT; from the exons ATGCGG GTTGCTATAACTAACAAAAGTTTACCCGGTCCTGAGGCTTTGACCGCCAGAATGGTGGATGAGTCCGTTGTGAAGGATAATGAA GTTGGTGTAAGTAACAAAATGAAGGCTGTATTTTATGACAAGTGTGGAGGCCCTGAAGTAATAACCCTTAGAGAGGTGGATGCCCCCATAGTGGGGGATTATGAAGTATTGATCCAGGTTGCTGCCACCACCTTCAACAGGATGGATCTTTGGCCACGATTAGacgaaaatgatgaaaatgatgccTCAAAGAAATATCCTATCGGCATGGAATGCTCTGGGAAAATATTGAGAACCGGGAAATTTGTGGCCGGATGGAAGCAGGGTGATGAG GTTTGTGCTCTCCTTCAGGGAGGAGGATGTGCTGATTTAGTGGCTGTACCTGCATATCATATCATTTCACCTCCAAAAAAGTTGGATTTAGCTTCTGCTGCTGCCTTGCCGCGTGCAGCATGTCTCATTTGGCATTGTTTTTTTCTCATGAACAAGCTTACCAATGGTCAAAAAGTTTTG ATACATGGAGGAGCAGGGGGAGTTGGAACATTGGCGATTCAGATTGCGAAGCACTATGGCTGTCAAGTATTTGCAACCGCAG GAAGCAAGGAAAGGGTTGAACTTTGTGCAGCATTAGGAGCTGATGTTTGCATTAACCACAAGGAGGAGGATTTCTCTCAACGTGTAAAAGCTGAAACTAATGGGGCTG GGGTCAACTACATACTTGATTGTGTTGGAGTGAACTTTTTGAACCAGAATATCAAAAGCCTCGCGTACCGTGGCAAGTTGATAATAATTGGATTTGAAGATCCATGGGGATTCGTAAATTTCAACAGCAAGGCGCTTGAGGATATGGAACTTGAAATTATGG GTGCAGACTTAAATACTTTACATTTGGTTGAAAAAGCAAGGCTACTTCTGCTAGTCAAGAAGAACATATGGCCATTAGTTGAAGTAGGTTCAATCAAACCGATAATTGGCAGGACTTACACATTCGACAAAGCTGTTGATGCACATAGGTTGATCGAAAAACATGGCAATCTAGGAAAGATCCTGCTAATTCCTGATAACACCTAG
- the LOC113783862 gene encoding quinone oxidoreductase PIG3-like isoform X1, producing the protein MKGIVIEKAGGPDVLKLVELDDPPLGDDDVLIRIAATAVNRIDLQCRLFGSRNSFNGGLYIPGLECSGIIIAVGQGVTEWKVGDKVCALLNGAGYAEQVAVSAKMVLPVPSNVPLTHAASLPEAAHNAWKVISEAQLVRGRKLLLHECCGYVGLFVLQMAKCKGAVVYVTAETDEKLDFYKRHGADICINCKNEDLVTRVMEETRKKGIDVVVDSWAVNLEKDLKILSHWGKLLFVDLHGPKGGNLYLTAVMTKQARVQVLNRWWKTLDRAACIVDHLKKEVWPEIENGSVKPVVYETFPLSEAAAAHKLMELTDYGQHMWSVIGYFVPWLGHYACTGKVAGHVMGKILLTPDFEES; encoded by the exons ATGAAGGGAATAGTTATTGAAAAAGCGGGAGGGCCAGATGTGTTGAAGCTGGTGGAATTAGATGACCCGCCACTTGGAGATGACGACGTCTTAATCAGGATTGCAGCCACGGCGGTGAATAGAATTGATTTGCAATGTAGATTATTCGGCTCCAGAAATTCGTTTAATGGTGGTTTGTACATCCCTGGGTTGGAGTGTTCTGGAATTATCATAGCTGTTGGCCAAGGGGTTACTGAGTGGAAAGTTGGTGACAAA GTGTGTGCCCTTCTCAATGGAGCGGGGTATGCTGAGCAAGTAGCAGTATCTGCTAAGATGGTTCTTCCTGTTCCTTCAAATGTTCCACTTACACATGCTGCAAGCTTGCCGGAGGCTGCTCATAATGCTTGGAAAGTTATATCTGAAGCTCAACTAGTACGAGGAAGAAAGTTATTG TTGCATGAGTGCTGTGGTTATGTTGGGTTATTTGTCCTTCAGATGGCAAAATGCAAAGGCGCAGTGGTGTATGTCACTGCAG AGACTGATGAAAAGCTGGATTTCTACAAGCGTCATGGTGCTGATATTTGCATTAACTGCAAGAATGAAGATCTTGTCACTCGAGTGATGGAGGAAACCAGAAAGAAAG GTATCGATGTTGTTGTAGACAGTTGGGCTGTCAACTTGGAAAAAGATCTAAAAATCTTAAGCCATTGGGGAAAACTGCTTTTCGTTGACTTACACGGTCCCAAGGGTGGAAACTTGTATTTAACAGCAGTAATGACTAAGCAGGCAAGAGTTCAAG TGCTTAACAGATGGTGGAAAACTTTAGATAGAGCAGCGTGTATTGTTGATCATCTGAAGAAAGAAGTATGGCCAGAGATTGAAAACGGATCTGTGAAACCTGTGGTGTACGAAACATTTCCACTGTCTGAAGCAGCAGCTGCTCACAAGCTTATGGAGCTTACAGACTATGGGCAGCATATGTGGTCTGTTATTGGATATTTTGTGCCATGGCTGGGACACTATGCCTGTACTGGCAAGGTAGCTGGACATGTTATGGGAAAGATTTTGCTTACGCCTGACTTTGAAGAGTCCTGA
- the LOC113783862 gene encoding quinone oxidoreductase PIG3-like isoform X2 — MKGIVIEKAGGPDVLKLVELDDPPLGDDDVLIRIAATAVNRIDLQCRLFGSRNSFNGGLYIPGLECSGIIIAVGQGVTEWKVGDKVCALLNGAGYAEQVAVSAKMVLPVPSNVPLTHAASLPEAAHNAWKVISEAQLVRGRKLLMAKCKGAVVYVTAETDEKLDFYKRHGADICINCKNEDLVTRVMEETRKKGIDVVVDSWAVNLEKDLKILSHWGKLLFVDLHGPKGGNLYLTAVMTKQARVQVLNRWWKTLDRAACIVDHLKKEVWPEIENGSVKPVVYETFPLSEAAAAHKLMELTDYGQHMWSVIGYFVPWLGHYACTGKVAGHVMGKILLTPDFEES, encoded by the exons ATGAAGGGAATAGTTATTGAAAAAGCGGGAGGGCCAGATGTGTTGAAGCTGGTGGAATTAGATGACCCGCCACTTGGAGATGACGACGTCTTAATCAGGATTGCAGCCACGGCGGTGAATAGAATTGATTTGCAATGTAGATTATTCGGCTCCAGAAATTCGTTTAATGGTGGTTTGTACATCCCTGGGTTGGAGTGTTCTGGAATTATCATAGCTGTTGGCCAAGGGGTTACTGAGTGGAAAGTTGGTGACAAA GTGTGTGCCCTTCTCAATGGAGCGGGGTATGCTGAGCAAGTAGCAGTATCTGCTAAGATGGTTCTTCCTGTTCCTTCAAATGTTCCACTTACACATGCTGCAAGCTTGCCGGAGGCTGCTCATAATGCTTGGAAAGTTATATCTGAAGCTCAACTAGTACGAGGAAGAAAGTTATTG ATGGCAAAATGCAAAGGCGCAGTGGTGTATGTCACTGCAG AGACTGATGAAAAGCTGGATTTCTACAAGCGTCATGGTGCTGATATTTGCATTAACTGCAAGAATGAAGATCTTGTCACTCGAGTGATGGAGGAAACCAGAAAGAAAG GTATCGATGTTGTTGTAGACAGTTGGGCTGTCAACTTGGAAAAAGATCTAAAAATCTTAAGCCATTGGGGAAAACTGCTTTTCGTTGACTTACACGGTCCCAAGGGTGGAAACTTGTATTTAACAGCAGTAATGACTAAGCAGGCAAGAGTTCAAG TGCTTAACAGATGGTGGAAAACTTTAGATAGAGCAGCGTGTATTGTTGATCATCTGAAGAAAGAAGTATGGCCAGAGATTGAAAACGGATCTGTGAAACCTGTGGTGTACGAAACATTTCCACTGTCTGAAGCAGCAGCTGCTCACAAGCTTATGGAGCTTACAGACTATGGGCAGCATATGTGGTCTGTTATTGGATATTTTGTGCCATGGCTGGGACACTATGCCTGTACTGGCAAGGTAGCTGGACATGTTATGGGAAAGATTTTGCTTACGCCTGACTTTGAAGAGTCCTGA